One Streptomyces sp. NBC_00223 genomic window carries:
- the ftsH gene encoding ATP-dependent zinc metalloprotease FtsH, with product MDVKRYFRGPVMWIVLAVLAVVVLMQVVGSGGGYKTVDTGQVLQAIDTNHARSAQLTTGDDNSIKVQLRDGFKIKGSDKVRASYIGNQGAAIAADLQKIVDKKVPGTNLPDGYTVSPSKQNAFVGILLSLLPFVLIVVVFLFLMNQMQGGGSRVMQFGKSKAKLITKDTPKTTFSDVAGCDEAVEELQEIKEFLQEPAKFQAVGAKIPKGVLLYGRPGTGKTLLARAVAGEAGVPFYSISGSDFVEMFVGVGASRVRDLFEQAKANAPAIVFVDEIDAVGRHRGAGLGGGHDEREQTLNQLLVEMDGFDVKGGVILIAATNRPDILDPALLRPGRFDRQIAVDPPDLLGRLEILKVHQKGKPIAPDVDLMAVARRTPGFTGADLSNVLNEAALLTARSDKKIIDNFVLDEAIDRVVAGPQKRTRIMSDKEKKITAYHEGGHALVAAASPNSDPVHKVTILSRGRALGYTMVLPDEDKYSTTRNEMLDQLAYMMGGRAAEELVFHDPTTGASNDIEKATATARAMVTQYGMTERLGAIKFGSSDSEPFLGREMGHQRDYSEEVAGLVDEEVKKLIETAHNEAWEILVENRDVLDNLVLALLERETLNKAEIAEIFAPIVKRPMRPAWTGSARRTPSTRPPVLSPKELALTNGSQQPTNGNAPSTVSTTKPTEPVELPEDKGSES from the coding sequence ATGGACGTGAAGCGCTATTTCCGTGGGCCAGTCATGTGGATCGTGCTGGCTGTCCTTGCCGTGGTCGTGTTGATGCAAGTCGTCGGATCCGGCGGCGGCTACAAGACAGTGGACACAGGCCAGGTACTGCAGGCGATCGACACCAATCACGCCCGTTCCGCACAGCTGACGACCGGAGACGACAACTCCATCAAGGTCCAGCTCCGGGACGGCTTCAAGATCAAGGGCAGTGACAAGGTCCGGGCCAGCTACATCGGCAACCAGGGCGCGGCCATCGCGGCGGATCTGCAGAAGATCGTCGACAAGAAGGTGCCCGGGACGAACCTGCCGGACGGCTACACCGTCTCGCCATCGAAGCAGAACGCCTTCGTCGGCATCCTGCTGTCGCTGCTGCCGTTCGTGCTGATCGTCGTGGTCTTCCTCTTCCTGATGAACCAGATGCAGGGCGGCGGTTCGCGCGTCATGCAGTTCGGGAAGTCCAAGGCCAAGCTGATCACCAAGGACACCCCCAAGACCACGTTCTCCGACGTGGCGGGCTGTGACGAGGCCGTCGAGGAGCTCCAGGAGATCAAGGAGTTCCTCCAGGAGCCCGCGAAGTTCCAGGCGGTCGGCGCCAAGATCCCCAAGGGCGTGCTGCTCTACGGGCGTCCCGGTACCGGCAAGACGCTGCTGGCCCGGGCCGTGGCCGGCGAGGCGGGCGTGCCCTTCTACTCGATCTCCGGCTCCGACTTCGTGGAGATGTTCGTGGGTGTCGGCGCCAGCCGTGTCCGCGACCTGTTCGAGCAGGCCAAGGCGAACGCCCCGGCCATCGTCTTCGTCGACGAGATCGACGCCGTCGGCCGGCACCGCGGTGCGGGCCTGGGCGGCGGTCACGACGAGCGCGAGCAGACCCTCAACCAGCTGCTGGTCGAGATGGACGGCTTCGACGTCAAGGGCGGTGTGATCCTGATCGCCGCGACCAACCGGCCCGACATCCTGGACCCGGCGCTGCTGCGTCCCGGCCGGTTCGACCGGCAGATCGCGGTCGACCCGCCGGACCTCCTGGGCCGTCTGGAGATCCTCAAGGTCCACCAGAAGGGCAAGCCGATCGCGCCGGACGTCGACCTGATGGCCGTCGCCCGCCGTACCCCCGGCTTCACCGGCGCCGACCTGAGCAATGTGCTCAACGAGGCGGCGCTGCTGACCGCCCGCAGCGACAAGAAGATCATCGACAACTTCGTCCTGGACGAGGCGATCGACCGTGTCGTGGCCGGCCCGCAGAAGCGCACCCGGATCATGTCGGACAAGGAGAAGAAGATCACCGCGTACCACGAGGGCGGACACGCCCTGGTCGCGGCGGCTTCCCCGAACTCCGACCCGGTGCACAAGGTGACGATCCTGTCCCGCGGCCGCGCGCTGGGCTACACGATGGTGCTGCCCGACGAGGACAAGTACTCCACGACGCGCAACGAGATGCTCGACCAGCTCGCCTACATGATGGGCGGCCGGGCCGCGGAGGAGCTGGTCTTCCACGACCCGACCACCGGGGCGTCCAACGACATCGAGAAGGCGACCGCCACCGCCCGCGCCATGGTCACGCAGTACGGCATGACCGAGCGGCTCGGCGCGATCAAGTTCGGCTCCAGCGACTCGGAGCCGTTCCTGGGCCGTGAGATGGGTCACCAGCGCGACTACTCGGAAGAGGTCGCGGGGCTCGTCGACGAAGAGGTCAAGAAGCTCATCGAGACGGCGCACAACGAGGCCTGGGAGATCCTGGTCGAGAACCGCGACGTCCTGGACAACCTGGTGCTGGCCCTGCTGGAGCGGGAGACGCTCAACAAGGCGGAGATCGCCGAGATCTTCGCCCCGATCGTCAAGCGCCCCATGCGTCCGGCCTGGACCGGCTCCGCCCGGCGCACCCCGTCCACCCGGCCGCCGGTGCTCTCGCCGAAGGAGCTGGCGCTGACCAACGGCAGCCAGCAGCCCACCAACGGCAACGCGCCCTCGACGGTGTCCACCACCAAGCCCACCGAGCCGGTGGAGCTGCCGGAGGACAAGGGTTCGGAGAGCTGA
- a CDS encoding alpha/beta hydrolase, whose amino-acid sequence MGLMSKKMLLLAVVLAICLFAATVWLWPRLARRGVTPVLGRVGALLATQLSLLAALGLAANTYFGFYGSWADLFGQETTPGTVIDHTTADAASQLRVIELIKASMPGGGTPRKAGRIEKVLLGGSRSGITSPAFVYLPPEYFTQPHRVFPAAVVLTGYPGTAESLYRRLKYPSVATSQVRQGIEQPMVLIMMRPTVVPPRDTECVDVPGGPRTETYFAKDLPAAIRSHYRVGSGPGSWGIIGDSTGGYCALKLALQDPGSYSAAVALSADYVCPEDRTTGDLFGGSAAVRRANNLPWRLTHLPQPPVSLLVTSSRHGERNYRATEHFISLVKGPTRVSAIILPSGGHNLTTWGRELPAAMRWLSDRLVPDAPPAGKAPAKAPRTVPVHRVQPGHPGGKPPRSGTEPTRAAGDTSAEARGESDKRKALSRGR is encoded by the coding sequence ATGGGACTGATGAGCAAGAAGATGCTGCTCCTGGCCGTCGTACTCGCGATCTGCCTGTTCGCGGCGACGGTGTGGCTCTGGCCTCGGCTGGCCCGGCGCGGGGTGACCCCGGTGCTGGGCCGGGTCGGGGCGCTGCTGGCCACTCAGCTGTCGCTGCTGGCCGCACTGGGCCTCGCGGCCAACACCTACTTCGGCTTCTACGGCTCCTGGGCCGACCTCTTCGGCCAGGAGACCACACCCGGGACGGTCATCGACCACACCACGGCCGACGCGGCCTCGCAACTGCGGGTGATCGAACTCATCAAGGCCAGCATGCCGGGCGGGGGTACGCCGCGCAAGGCGGGCCGGATCGAGAAGGTGCTGCTGGGCGGCAGCCGCTCGGGGATCACCTCGCCCGCCTTCGTGTACCTGCCGCCGGAGTACTTCACCCAGCCCCACCGGGTCTTCCCGGCGGCGGTGGTGCTGACGGGCTACCCGGGCACGGCCGAGAGCCTGTACCGGCGGCTGAAGTACCCGTCGGTGGCGACCTCCCAGGTGCGGCAGGGAATAGAGCAGCCGATGGTGCTGATCATGATGCGCCCGACGGTCGTCCCCCCGCGCGACACCGAGTGCGTGGACGTGCCCGGCGGGCCGCGGACGGAGACGTACTTCGCCAAGGACCTGCCCGCCGCGATCAGGTCGCACTACCGGGTCGGGTCGGGCCCGGGGAGCTGGGGGATCATCGGGGACTCCACCGGCGGCTACTGCGCCCTGAAACTGGCGCTCCAGGACCCGGGCAGCTACTCGGCGGCGGTGGCCCTGTCCGCGGACTACGTCTGCCCGGAGGACCGGACGACCGGCGATCTGTTCGGCGGCAGCGCGGCCGTGCGCCGGGCCAACAACCTGCCCTGGCGGCTGACCCACCTGCCGCAGCCGCCGGTGAGCCTGCTGGTGACCAGCAGCAGGCACGGGGAGCGCAACTACCGGGCCACCGAGCACTTCATCAGCCTGGTGAAGGGCCCGACCCGGGTCTCCGCGATCATCCTGCCGAGCGGCGGCCACAACCTCACCACCTGGGGCCGGGAGCTGCCGGCCGCGATGCGCTGGCTGTCGGACCGGCTGGTCCCGGACGCGCCGCCCGCGGGGAAGGCCCCCGCGAAGGCGCCGCGCACCGTCCCGGTGCACCGCGTCCAGCCCGGTCACCCCGGCGGGAAGCCCCCGCGGTCCGGTACGGAGCCGACCCGGGCGGCCGGTGACACCAGCGCCGAGGCCCGGGGCGAGAGCGACAAGCGGAAGGCCCTCAGCCGCGGCCGATGA
- the hpt gene encoding hypoxanthine phosphoribosyltransferase, whose amino-acid sequence MNENDMGAELEKVLVSKAEIDAKLVELAAEIDRDYAGRDLLIVGVLKGAVMVMADLARALSTNVTMDWMAVSSYGAGTKSSGVVRILKDLDTDIAGRDVLIVEDIIDSGLTLSWLITNLGSRGPASLEVCTLLRKPEAAKVEIDVKYTGFDIPNEFVVGYGLDYGEKYRNLPFVGTLAPHVYGG is encoded by the coding sequence GTGAACGAGAACGACATGGGTGCCGAGCTGGAGAAGGTGCTCGTCTCCAAGGCAGAGATCGACGCGAAGCTGGTCGAACTGGCCGCCGAGATCGACCGGGACTACGCGGGCAGGGACCTGCTGATCGTCGGCGTGCTCAAGGGCGCGGTCATGGTGATGGCCGATCTGGCCCGCGCCCTTTCCACCAACGTGACGATGGACTGGATGGCGGTGTCCTCCTATGGCGCCGGCACCAAGTCCTCGGGCGTGGTGCGCATCCTCAAGGACCTGGACACCGACATCGCCGGCCGGGACGTCCTGATCGTCGAGGACATCATCGACTCCGGACTGACTCTCTCCTGGCTGATCACCAACCTGGGCTCGCGCGGCCCGGCCTCCCTGGAGGTGTGCACGCTGCTGCGCAAGCCCGAGGCGGCCAAGGTCGAGATCGATGTCAAATACACTGGCTTCGACATCCCCAATGAGTTCGTGGTCGGATACGGCCTGGACTACGGGGAGAAATACCGCAATCTGCCGTTCGTGGGCACGCTCGCCCCGCATGTCTACGGCGGCTGA
- the folB gene encoding dihydroneopterin aldolase has product MDRVTLRGLSVRGHHGVFAHERENGQIFVVDLALSLDTAPAAAGDDLTKTVHYGVLSEQVAAVVSGEPVNLIETLAQRIADTCLGHTLVQEVEVTVHKPDAPITVPFDDVTVTITRRRP; this is encoded by the coding sequence GTGGATCGCGTCACGCTGCGCGGACTGAGCGTCCGCGGGCACCACGGGGTGTTCGCGCACGAGCGCGAGAACGGGCAGATCTTCGTCGTCGACCTCGCGCTGAGCCTGGACACGGCCCCGGCGGCGGCCGGTGACGACCTGACGAAGACCGTGCACTACGGTGTGCTCTCCGAACAGGTCGCGGCCGTCGTCTCCGGCGAGCCGGTCAACCTCATCGAGACGCTCGCGCAGCGCATCGCGGACACATGTCTGGGGCACACGCTGGTGCAGGAGGTCGAGGTGACCGTCCACAAGCCGGACGCGCCGATCACCGTGCCCTTCGACGACGTGACCGTCACCATCACCCGGAGGCGCCCGTGA
- a CDS encoding zinc-dependent metalloprotease, which translates to MTSSGGSEMVDWNLAVATAQRLTRPGPEVSRDEARAIVAELREHAEASEAHVRAFTRMYGDGEGKPHGTPVLIVDRPGWVKANVAGFREVLKPLIGKMQARRPSGPGGVVLGTVGGKVTGVEVGMLLSFLSSRVLGQYETFAPPTRELPAGPVKPEPGEAKAGRLLLVAPNIVHVERELDVDPHDFRLWVCLHEETHRTQFSAVPWLRDHIEGEIQSFLGETELDPSTVIERIRQAVQSFAGGNGAKDAGGANGTKEGAEQEEAADEEGRSLVDFVQTPSQREILARLTAVMSLLEGHADYVMDGVGPDVVATVAEIREKFSQRRASGAGRLDQALRRLLGLDAKLRQYRDGERFVRAVVGQVGMDGFNRVWTSPNTLPTKAEIAKPADWVARVHGRSDS; encoded by the coding sequence ATGACGAGCAGCGGTGGAAGCGAGATGGTCGACTGGAACCTCGCCGTGGCGACCGCACAGCGGCTGACGCGGCCGGGTCCCGAGGTGAGCCGGGACGAGGCCCGCGCGATCGTGGCCGAGTTGCGGGAACACGCGGAGGCGTCCGAAGCACACGTCCGGGCCTTCACCCGGATGTACGGCGACGGGGAGGGCAAACCGCACGGCACCCCCGTACTGATCGTGGACCGTCCCGGATGGGTGAAGGCGAACGTCGCGGGCTTCCGCGAGGTGCTGAAGCCGCTGATCGGGAAGATGCAGGCGCGCAGGCCGAGCGGCCCCGGCGGGGTCGTGCTCGGCACCGTCGGCGGCAAGGTCACCGGCGTCGAGGTCGGCATGCTGCTGAGCTTCCTGTCCTCCCGGGTGCTCGGCCAGTACGAGACCTTCGCGCCGCCGACCCGGGAGCTGCCCGCCGGGCCGGTGAAGCCGGAGCCGGGCGAGGCCAAGGCCGGCCGGCTGCTGCTGGTGGCCCCCAACATCGTCCATGTCGAGCGCGAACTCGACGTGGATCCGCACGACTTCCGGCTGTGGGTCTGCCTGCACGAGGAGACCCACCGCACCCAGTTCTCCGCCGTGCCGTGGCTGCGCGACCACATCGAGGGCGAGATCCAGTCCTTCCTCGGCGAGACCGAACTCGACCCGTCGACCGTGATCGAGCGGATCAGGCAGGCCGTGCAGAGCTTCGCCGGCGGCAACGGCGCCAAGGACGCCGGCGGCGCCAACGGCACCAAAGAGGGTGCCGAGCAGGAGGAGGCCGCCGACGAGGAGGGCCGCAGCCTGGTCGACTTCGTGCAGACCCCCTCCCAGCGGGAGATCCTGGCCCGGCTGACCGCGGTGATGTCGCTGCTCGAAGGGCACGCGGACTATGTGATGGACGGCGTGGGGCCGGACGTCGTGGCCACGGTCGCCGAGATCCGCGAGAAGTTCAGCCAGCGCAGGGCCAGCGGCGCGGGCCGGCTCGACCAGGCGCTGCGCAGGCTGCTCGGCCTGGACGCGAAACTGCGCCAGTACCGCGACGGGGAGCGCTTCGTACGGGCGGTCGTGGGCCAGGTCGGGATGGACGGATTCAACCGGGTGTGGACCTCGCCGAACACGCTGCCCACCAAGGCGGAGATCGCCAAACCCGCGGATTGGGTCGCACGGGTGCACGGCCGCAGCGATTCCTGA
- the folP gene encoding dihydropteroate synthase: MSTSQGRTGPRGLPEWDRCAVMGVVNVTPDSFSDGGQWFDPELAVKHGLDLVAQGADIVDVGGESTRPGAARVDESEELRRVVPVVRELAAAGVLVSVDTMRAAVAERALAAGARLVNDVSGGLADPGMIAVVAAARTPFVLMHWRGQSIDMNNRAVYGDVLAEVLAELRAGMERAVAGGVDPERIVLDPGLGFAKNAEHDLVLMAHLAELRRLGRPLLVAASRKRFLGRVLAGDGGAPPPARERDAATAAVSAIAAREGAWAVRVHEVRATADAVRVARAIEIAQACPSTGRDTAAGDAA; the protein is encoded by the coding sequence ATGAGTACGTCACAGGGCCGGACCGGCCCCCGCGGGCTGCCGGAGTGGGACCGCTGCGCCGTCATGGGCGTGGTGAACGTGACCCCCGACTCGTTCTCCGACGGCGGGCAGTGGTTCGACCCGGAGCTGGCGGTCAAGCACGGCCTCGACCTGGTCGCGCAGGGCGCGGACATCGTGGACGTCGGCGGCGAGTCGACCCGGCCGGGCGCGGCCCGGGTGGACGAGTCCGAGGAGCTGCGCCGGGTCGTCCCGGTGGTCCGCGAGCTGGCCGCGGCCGGCGTGCTGGTCAGCGTCGACACGATGCGGGCCGCCGTCGCCGAGCGGGCGCTCGCCGCAGGCGCCCGGCTGGTCAACGACGTCAGCGGCGGCCTCGCCGACCCCGGCATGATCGCGGTGGTCGCGGCCGCGCGGACCCCGTTCGTGCTCATGCACTGGCGCGGGCAGAGCATCGACATGAACAACCGCGCGGTGTACGGCGATGTGCTCGCCGAGGTGCTGGCCGAGCTGCGGGCCGGGATGGAGCGCGCGGTGGCCGGGGGAGTGGACCCCGAGCGGATCGTGCTCGACCCGGGTCTCGGCTTCGCCAAGAACGCCGAGCACGACCTGGTGCTGATGGCCCATCTCGCGGAGCTGCGGCGGCTGGGCCGCCCGCTGCTGGTGGCCGCCTCGCGCAAGCGGTTCCTCGGCCGGGTGCTGGCCGGGGACGGCGGCGCCCCGCCGCCGGCCAGGGAACGCGACGCCGCCACGGCGGCGGTGAGCGCGATCGCCGCCCGCGAGGGCGCCTGGGCGGTCCGGGTGCACGAGGTCCGGGCGACCGCCGACGCCGTCCGGGTGGCGCGGGCCATCGAGATCGCGCAGGCGTGCCCGTCCACCGGCCGGGACACGGCCGCCGGGGACGCGGCGTGA
- the folE gene encoding GTP cyclohydrolase I FolE: MTDPLTFDGQAPAGDFDEKRAEAAIRELLIAVGEDPDREGLRETPGRVARAYREIFAGLWQEPEDVLTTTFDLGHDEMVLVKDIEVMSSCEHHLVPFVGVAHVGYIPSASGKITGLSKLARLVDVYARRPQVQERLTTQIADALMRILEPRGVIVVVECEHMCMTMRGVRKPGAKTITSAVRGQLRDSATRSEAMSLIIGRG; this comes from the coding sequence ATGACCGACCCCCTGACGTTCGACGGCCAGGCGCCGGCCGGCGACTTCGACGAGAAGCGGGCCGAGGCCGCGATCCGCGAGCTGCTGATCGCGGTGGGCGAGGACCCGGACCGCGAGGGCCTGCGCGAGACCCCGGGCCGGGTGGCCCGTGCGTACCGGGAGATATTCGCCGGGCTGTGGCAGGAGCCCGAGGACGTACTGACCACCACCTTCGACCTGGGCCACGACGAGATGGTGCTGGTCAAGGACATCGAGGTGATGTCTTCTTGCGAGCACCACCTCGTGCCGTTCGTCGGCGTCGCCCATGTGGGCTACATCCCGTCCGCCAGCGGCAAGATCACCGGGCTGTCCAAGCTGGCCCGGCTGGTCGACGTGTACGCCCGCCGCCCGCAGGTGCAGGAGCGTCTCACCACGCAGATCGCCGACGCCCTGATGCGCATCCTGGAGCCGCGCGGGGTGATCGTGGTCGTCGAGTGCGAGCACATGTGCATGACGATGCGCGGGGTGCGCAAGCCCGGCGCGAAGACCATCACCTCGGCGGTCCGCGGCCAGCTGCGCGACTCCGCGACCCGCTCCGAGGCGATGAGCCTGATCATCGGCCGCGGCTGA
- a CDS encoding phosphatidylglycerol lysyltransferase domain-containing protein — protein MSADHSCDRRRRLWLLRSSAVPVIIGTAGAVIGLLDVVSAVFPAFRNGRMHNLAAVFPGTVSSLAAATSVVTGILLLMLAHALKRGKQRAWWATVALLPVGAATQLIYRHSVFGALVSLGLLALLIRHRGQFTALSDPRTRWRALLNFTVLSASAFLLGLVITSAHPSSERGEPGFLDRCRHVLYGLFGFDGPVHYTSDRVGDVVSYSLGGLGLLIACSTVYLALRPARPVAELSEQDEDRLRALLARHGARDSLGHFALRRDKSVVFSPSGKAAICYRVVSGVALAGGDPIGDVEAWPGAIDAYMELARAHAWLPAVVGCSETGGEVWTRETGLDALELGDEAIVTTAAFTLQGRAMRNVRQMVKRIERSGYVCRVRRVGELTEGEKQKVRLAADAWRGTDTERGFSMALGRFGEDADADCVVVTAHKNREPGAPNPELGDLRAVLHFVPWGPDGMSLELMRRDRSADPGLNELLIVAALQQAPALGVARVSLNFAMFRSALARGERIGAGPVLRGWRGLLVFLSRWFQIESLYKFNAKFQPEWVPRFLVFPNSRDLPRIGFAIMQAEGFVTLSLPLPAALQRFLPGRANRPPHRHKPGYATPQTTAADPRKQSAVA, from the coding sequence ATGTCCGCTGACCACTCCTGTGACCGGCGACGCCGGCTGTGGCTGCTGCGTTCCTCGGCTGTCCCGGTGATCATCGGCACCGCGGGGGCCGTGATCGGCCTGCTCGATGTGGTGTCGGCGGTCTTCCCGGCCTTCCGCAACGGCCGGATGCACAACCTGGCGGCGGTCTTCCCCGGCACCGTCAGCTCACTGGCCGCCGCGACCTCCGTGGTCACCGGCATCCTGCTGCTGATGCTCGCCCACGCGCTCAAGCGCGGAAAGCAGCGTGCCTGGTGGGCGACCGTCGCGCTGCTGCCGGTCGGCGCCGCCACCCAGCTGATCTACCGGCACTCGGTCTTCGGCGCCCTGGTCTCGCTCGGGCTGCTGGCCCTGCTGATCAGACACCGCGGCCAGTTCACCGCGCTGTCCGACCCGCGCACCCGCTGGCGGGCCCTGCTGAACTTCACCGTCCTGAGCGCGTCCGCCTTCCTGCTCGGCCTCGTCATCACCAGCGCCCACCCCTCCTCCGAGCGCGGCGAGCCCGGCTTCCTGGACCGCTGCCGCCATGTGCTCTACGGCCTGTTCGGCTTCGACGGCCCGGTCCACTACACCAGCGACCGGGTCGGCGACGTCGTCAGCTACTCGCTCGGCGGCCTCGGCCTGCTCATCGCCTGCTCCACCGTCTATCTCGCGCTGCGCCCGGCCCGCCCGGTCGCCGAGCTCAGCGAGCAGGACGAGGACCGGCTGCGGGCCCTGCTGGCCCGGCACGGCGCCCGTGACTCCCTCGGCCACTTCGCGCTGCGCCGCGACAAGTCCGTGGTCTTCTCGCCCAGCGGCAAGGCCGCGATCTGCTACCGGGTGGTCTCCGGGGTGGCCCTGGCCGGCGGCGACCCGATCGGCGACGTGGAGGCGTGGCCCGGCGCCATCGACGCGTACATGGAGCTGGCCCGCGCCCACGCCTGGCTGCCCGCCGTCGTCGGGTGCAGCGAGACCGGCGGCGAGGTGTGGACCCGGGAGACCGGCCTGGACGCCCTGGAGCTCGGCGACGAGGCCATCGTGACCACCGCCGCCTTCACCCTCCAGGGCCGCGCGATGCGCAATGTCCGGCAGATGGTCAAGCGGATCGAGCGCAGCGGATACGTCTGCCGGGTGCGCCGGGTCGGTGAGCTGACCGAGGGCGAGAAGCAGAAGGTACGGCTCGCCGCCGACGCCTGGCGCGGCACCGACACCGAGCGCGGCTTCTCGATGGCGCTCGGCCGCTTCGGCGAGGACGCCGACGCCGACTGCGTGGTCGTCACCGCGCACAAGAACCGCGAGCCGGGCGCGCCGAACCCCGAGCTGGGCGACCTCCGGGCCGTACTGCACTTCGTGCCCTGGGGCCCCGACGGCATGTCGCTCGAACTGATGCGCCGCGACCGCTCGGCCGACCCCGGGCTCAACGAACTGCTGATCGTCGCCGCCCTCCAGCAGGCCCCGGCGCTCGGTGTGGCCCGGGTGTCGCTGAACTTCGCGATGTTCCGCTCCGCGCTGGCCCGCGGTGAGCGGATCGGCGCGGGTCCCGTGCTGCGCGGCTGGCGCGGTCTGCTGGTCTTCCTGTCGCGGTGGTTCCAGATCGAGTCGCTGTACAAGTTCAACGCCAAGTTCCAGCCCGAATGGGTGCCGCGATTCCTGGTCTTCCCCAACTCCCGCGACCTGCCGAGGATCGGCTTCGCCATCATGCAGGCCGAGGGATTCGTGACCCTCTCCCTGCCGCTGCCGGCCGCTCTCCAGCGCTTCCTGCCGGGCCGCGCCAACCGCCCGCCGCACCGCCACAAGCCCGGCTACGCGACCCCGCAGACCACCGCCGCGGACCCGCGCAAGCAGAGCGCGGTCGCCTGA
- the tilS gene encoding tRNA lysidine(34) synthetase TilS has product MGPHPTVAAIRLAVRRVLHDVLTASTEPQPLVLAACSGGADSMALAASLAFEGPRVGVRAGAVTVDHGLQDGSAGRAQEVAGRLRALGLDPVDAVCVTVGRQGGPEAAARDARYAALDATADERGAAAVLLGHTRDDQAETVLLGLARGSGTRSLSGMAAVSGAGGRYRRPFLLLDRDTVRQGCLAQGITVWEDPHNHDPAYTRSRVRHEALPVLEKSLGKGVVEALARTAQLSRDDADALDQWAADAQADVAGDDGSLDVLRLYALPPAVRRRVLRRTAVAAGSPPGFLFARHIEEVDRLVTAWRGQKALNLPGGVAVLRANGRLFFSPS; this is encoded by the coding sequence ATGGGACCCCACCCCACGGTCGCGGCGATACGCCTGGCGGTCCGTCGCGTCCTGCACGACGTGCTCACCGCGTCCACCGAACCCCAGCCCCTGGTGCTCGCCGCGTGCAGCGGCGGAGCCGACTCCATGGCGCTCGCCGCCTCCCTCGCCTTCGAAGGACCCCGGGTCGGCGTGCGCGCCGGGGCAGTCACCGTCGACCACGGCCTCCAGGACGGCTCGGCCGGCCGCGCCCAGGAGGTCGCCGGACGGCTGCGCGCGCTCGGCCTGGACCCGGTGGACGCCGTCTGCGTCACCGTGGGCCGTCAGGGCGGGCCCGAGGCCGCCGCCCGCGACGCCCGCTACGCGGCGCTCGACGCCACCGCCGACGAACGCGGCGCCGCCGCCGTACTTCTCGGCCACACCCGCGATGACCAGGCAGAAACGGTGCTGCTCGGGCTCGCCCGCGGCTCCGGCACCCGCTCCCTGTCCGGCATGGCCGCGGTCTCCGGCGCGGGCGGCCGCTACCGCCGTCCCTTCCTGCTGCTGGACCGCGACACCGTGCGGCAGGGGTGTCTCGCCCAGGGCATCACCGTATGGGAGGACCCGCACAACCACGATCCCGCGTACACCCGCTCCCGGGTCAGGCACGAGGCGCTGCCGGTGCTGGAGAAGTCGCTCGGCAAGGGGGTGGTCGAGGCGCTGGCCAGGACCGCCCAGCTGTCCAGGGACGACGCCGACGCGCTCGACCAGTGGGCCGCCGACGCGCAGGCCGACGTGGCCGGCGACGACGGCAGCCTCGACGTCCTGCGGCTGTACGCGCTGCCCCCGGCCGTACGCCGCCGGGTGCTGCGCAGAACCGCGGTCGCCGCGGGCTCCCCGCCCGGTTTCCTCTTCGCCCGGCACATCGAGGAGGTGGACCGCCTGGTCACGGCCTGGCGGGGGCAGAAGGCGCTCAACCTGCCGGGCGGCGTCGCCGTCCTCAGGGCGAATGGCAGACTGTTCTTCTCGCCGTCGTAG
- a CDS encoding nuclear transport factor 2 family protein yields MTARTAEARAVERANQAFYDAIETSDLDALESVVLDGPLAESVTVVHPGWPVLRGRREVMRSYALIMANTEYIQFFLTDVEVAVDGDCALVTCTENILTGGPAEDDGSAGSLVGGLVVATNVFRRTAGGWHLWAHHGSPVLAEEDDETDGIDGTDDTDGPADNMEE; encoded by the coding sequence GTGACCGCCCGTACCGCGGAGGCGCGCGCGGTCGAGCGCGCCAACCAGGCGTTCTACGACGCCATCGAGACCTCGGACCTGGACGCGCTGGAGTCGGTCGTGCTGGACGGCCCGCTCGCCGAGTCGGTGACCGTGGTCCACCCCGGCTGGCCGGTGCTGCGCGGCCGCCGCGAGGTCATGCGCTCGTACGCGCTGATCATGGCCAACACCGAGTACATCCAGTTCTTCCTCACCGATGTGGAGGTCGCCGTGGACGGCGACTGCGCCCTGGTGACCTGCACGGAGAACATCCTCACCGGCGGGCCGGCCGAGGACGACGGCTCGGCGGGCTCGCTGGTCGGCGGGCTGGTCGTGGCCACCAATGTCTTCCGCCGCACCGCCGGCGGCTGGCATCTGTGGGCGCACCACGGCTCGCCGGTGCTGGCCGAGGAGGACGACGAGACCGACGGCATCGACGGCACGGACGACACCGACGGACCGGCCGACAACATGGAGGAGTGA